A window of the Verrucomicrobiia bacterium genome harbors these coding sequences:
- a CDS encoding DNA-binding transcriptional regulator, with protein sequence MTNIPKVILWIESSRASGRELLCGIANYAHHHGPWQFYWEPGGLEEGSQMLRNVEADGIILRDTGKLEEALDCGIPAVVIGHRKSEVPGVVNVITDSDTIGRMAAEHLLSCGFKHFAYCGYARTEYENTAWSGLRKISFQRRLDQAGMTVVSHYEISRAGHDRGDELRALADWLHTLPKPIGIMACNDECSQRVMEACKAAGLAVPDVAGVIGADNDEIVCGLTNPPLSSVAIDFQRAGYEAAHALSGLMRGYDGISRRILATATQVVARRSTDFVAADEPHLGKALRFIRDNARTSISVDDVARNSGVSRRSLEKRFRAAIGRSILEEIRRVRTDQIARLLVETDLPINEIAELGFAEVQHFSRYFRSIKQVSPSEYRKRFRDTAAREA encoded by the coding sequence ATGACGAACATTCCAAAAGTCATCCTGTGGATTGAATCGTCGCGGGCGTCTGGCCGCGAATTATTGTGCGGCATCGCAAACTACGCCCATCACCATGGCCCGTGGCAATTTTATTGGGAGCCCGGCGGTCTTGAAGAGGGTTCGCAGATGCTGAGGAATGTGGAAGCCGACGGCATCATTCTTCGCGACACCGGAAAGCTTGAGGAAGCGCTGGATTGTGGAATTCCTGCGGTGGTGATCGGGCACCGGAAGAGCGAGGTCCCGGGTGTCGTGAACGTCATTACGGACTCTGACACGATTGGCAGGATGGCGGCGGAGCACCTGTTGAGCTGCGGATTCAAGCATTTTGCCTACTGCGGATACGCGCGAACCGAATACGAGAACACCGCATGGTCGGGATTGCGGAAGATTTCCTTTCAACGCCGGCTTGATCAGGCTGGGATGACCGTCGTCTCACATTACGAGATTTCGCGAGCGGGCCATGATCGCGGTGACGAGCTTCGGGCATTGGCCGACTGGCTGCATACCCTTCCGAAACCGATCGGGATCATGGCGTGCAACGATGAGTGCAGCCAGCGCGTCATGGAGGCGTGCAAAGCCGCAGGCCTGGCGGTGCCGGATGTCGCAGGTGTCATCGGCGCCGACAACGATGAAATCGTCTGCGGACTGACGAACCCTCCGCTTTCAAGCGTTGCCATTGATTTCCAAAGAGCGGGCTACGAAGCCGCGCATGCCCTGTCCGGATTGATGCGCGGATATGACGGGATCTCGCGGCGCATTCTGGCGACCGCGACGCAGGTGGTGGCGCGGCGTTCGACGGATTTCGTTGCGGCCGATGAACCGCATTTGGGGAAAGCGTTGAGGTTTATCCGGGATAATGCACGCACGAGCATTTCGGTGGACGACGTCGCCCGCAACTCCGGTGTTTCCCGGCGCTCGCTGGAGAAACGATTTCGTGCAGCGATTGGAAGGTCGATCCTGGAGGAGATTCGGCGCGTGCGAACCGACCAGATTGCGCGGCTGCTTGTGGAGACGGATTTGCCGATCAATGAAATTGCCGAACTCGGTTTTGCAGAGGTCCAACACTTCTCCCGTTACTTTCGTTCGATCAAGCAGGTGAGTCCGAGCGAGTATCGGAAACGCTTCCGCGACACTGCTGCGAGAGAGGCGTGA
- a CDS encoding MFS transporter: MQSSPMVLYAKSLGASATVLGIVAGMMPLLVISQIPAANYINRIGYKRFVYAGWGTRVFFIIGIALVPLASSFLDANNRLALTIALLFCFNLSRGISSSAWLPWITELVPEPLRGRYLVRDAATTNFGCFVAFLIAAALLSGQTHSWQFSLLFAFSAAAGGTSLIFLKRIPDAPISEPPRTSNARIPWVEMLRFPPFKKLLSAVVAWSVAYGGMTAFTVAYLRMEVGLSEGRILLITSVAFLGGLSSLGFIGHRLDRLGSKPVLTFSLAAWMLVLAGWVAFSGKVMDVRLVGLAVLQFCMGLLAALINMANSRLAMAVIPKMGRNHFFALYSVLANVTLGLAPIGWGLLIDAIGRREAVWMGISWNRYTVFFAAASMAFLAALFLARRLQEPEAASMEQLLREVLIQPSQRLWLRFGPRGWI, encoded by the coding sequence ATGCAGAGCAGCCCGATGGTGCTCTACGCGAAATCGCTGGGAGCCAGTGCAACGGTCCTCGGCATCGTGGCTGGCATGATGCCTCTGCTGGTCATTTCCCAGATTCCGGCTGCAAATTACATCAATCGCATCGGCTACAAGCGATTCGTGTACGCTGGGTGGGGAACGCGGGTGTTCTTCATCATTGGAATCGCGCTCGTCCCGCTTGCGAGTTCTTTTCTCGATGCGAACAATCGGCTGGCCCTGACGATTGCCCTGTTGTTCTGCTTCAACCTTTCGCGAGGAATTTCAAGCAGCGCATGGCTGCCGTGGATCACGGAACTGGTGCCTGAGCCGCTGCGGGGAAGGTACCTCGTCCGGGATGCGGCGACGACAAACTTTGGGTGCTTCGTTGCGTTCCTGATTGCGGCGGCCTTGCTTAGTGGACAAACCCATTCGTGGCAGTTTTCGCTCCTTTTTGCATTCAGCGCCGCGGCAGGCGGAACGAGCCTCATCTTCCTGAAACGCATCCCCGACGCGCCCATCTCCGAGCCTCCGAGGACTTCGAACGCCCGAATCCCGTGGGTCGAGATGCTGCGATTTCCGCCGTTTAAAAAACTGTTGAGCGCGGTGGTTGCCTGGTCTGTGGCCTATGGCGGCATGACGGCATTCACCGTTGCGTACCTTCGCATGGAAGTGGGTTTGAGTGAGGGACGCATCCTGCTCATCACCTCGGTGGCATTTCTCGGCGGCCTGAGCAGCCTGGGTTTCATCGGCCACCGGCTGGACCGGCTCGGAAGCAAACCCGTGCTGACCTTCTCGCTCGCTGCCTGGATGCTGGTGTTGGCCGGTTGGGTGGCGTTCTCGGGAAAAGTGATGGATGTGCGGCTGGTTGGATTGGCCGTGCTCCAGTTTTGCATGGGTCTGCTGGCGGCTCTGATCAATATGGCAAACAGCCGCCTCGCAATGGCTGTCATTCCGAAGATGGGCCGGAACCATTTCTTCGCACTGTATTCTGTTCTGGCCAACGTGACGCTTGGACTTGCGCCGATTGGCTGGGGGCTGCTGATCGATGCCATCGGCCGGCGCGAAGCGGTTTGGATGGGCATTTCCTGGAATCGCTACACGGTTTTCTTTGCCGCCGCATCCATGGCATTCCTGGCCGCCTTGTTTCTGGCGCGGCGACTGCAAGAGCCGGAAGCAGCCAGCATGGAACAACTCCTCCGGGAGGTTCTGATCCAACCCTCGCAACGGCTGTGGTTGCGGTTCGGTCCGCGCGGCTGGATTTGA
- a CDS encoding DUF2892 domain-containing protein, whose amino-acid sequence MSRFFDRNIGFQGRIVRGVLGSVLLIAGIITADFHLWICLGLVAVGLFVLFEAIRGWCLARACGIRTKL is encoded by the coding sequence ATGAGTCGCTTCTTCGATCGAAATATCGGTTTTCAAGGCCGCATTGTTCGTGGCGTGCTGGGATCGGTGCTGTTGATCGCAGGCATCATCACCGCGGATTTTCATCTGTGGATCTGCCTGGGCCTGGTTGCGGTGGGTTTGTTTGTTTTGTTTGAGGCAATCCGTGGCTGGTGCCTGGCTCGTGCCTGTGGCATTCGGACAAAGCTTTGA
- a CDS encoding LysR family transcriptional regulator encodes MNIHHLELFYYVARHGGIMEAVRNIPYGIQQPAVSGQVAQLEQFLGVTLFRRRPFALTAEGQRLFAFIEPFFAGLDSIVTELQGGQARQVRIGASTIVLRDHLPAIIPSVKRKFPGLRVLLRNGYPAEFETLLHSGELDLAITLLEKKSMTGLRSEVLLEAPLALLVHRDSPITAANQLWSQDRIDTPLICLPPGELVTRLFQQKLRQMKIDWFPAIEASSADLIDTYVSAGLGIGLSVLTPHWKRPAEVRALPLDGFPPILMGALWRGKPNKVIESFVSAMRSRASGLSPKPGAIKA; translated from the coding sequence ATGAACATTCACCACCTGGAACTTTTCTACTACGTCGCACGGCACGGCGGCATCATGGAAGCCGTCAGAAACATTCCGTATGGAATCCAGCAACCCGCGGTCAGCGGACAGGTGGCGCAATTGGAGCAGTTCCTCGGAGTCACGCTATTTCGGCGCCGCCCATTCGCTTTGACAGCCGAGGGGCAGCGTCTCTTCGCGTTCATCGAGCCGTTCTTCGCGGGGCTTGACTCGATTGTCACGGAACTTCAGGGCGGACAGGCTCGACAGGTCCGAATCGGCGCGTCGACCATTGTTTTGAGAGATCATCTGCCGGCGATCATTCCATCCGTGAAAAGGAAGTTCCCCGGGCTGCGCGTGTTGTTGCGGAACGGCTATCCTGCAGAGTTTGAAACGCTGTTGCACAGCGGTGAGCTCGACCTGGCCATCACCCTTCTGGAAAAAAAATCCATGACGGGACTCCGGTCTGAGGTGCTCCTTGAGGCGCCGCTGGCGTTGCTCGTCCACCGCGATTCTCCCATTACCGCCGCGAACCAGCTGTGGTCGCAGGACAGGATCGACACACCTCTTATCTGTCTTCCGCCTGGCGAGCTTGTCACCCGCTTGTTTCAACAAAAACTCAGGCAAATGAAGATCGACTGGTTCCCGGCGATCGAAGCGAGTTCCGCTGACCTCATCGACACTTACGTCTCTGCCGGACTTGGAATTGGACTTTCAGTGCTGACGCCGCATTGGAAACGTCCCGCGGAAGTGCGAGCGCTCCCGCTGGACGGTTTTCCGCCGATTCTGATGGGAGCCTTGTGGCGGGGCAAGCCGAACAAAGTGATTGAATCCTTCGTGAGTGCCATGCGTTCGCGCGCGTCAGGTCTATCGCCAAAACCCGGCGCCATTAAGGCTTGA
- a CDS encoding prepilin-type N-terminal cleavage/methylation domain-containing protein, whose translation MHSDRYKTNAAKTQGGFTLVEVVIAIAIVATAFAGTILCYTQLARRAQWSGYSLAAQALAIQQIEQARSATYDPAQNATGANPDGRNEITNMVLIARARSGETVTGYTTNILDIPYSGNNFVFATNYVTLKPIPVGTGTGLRVWMVKVDTVWPFSWANQIRLFTNSISTYCAPDNRSGDTLFN comes from the coding sequence ATGCATTCTGACCGTTACAAGACAAACGCAGCCAAAACGCAGGGCGGCTTCACACTCGTTGAAGTCGTCATCGCGATCGCGATTGTCGCCACTGCATTCGCCGGCACAATCCTGTGCTACACCCAATTGGCCCGCCGCGCGCAATGGTCCGGATACTCCCTGGCGGCGCAGGCTCTTGCGATCCAGCAGATCGAGCAGGCTCGCTCGGCAACTTACGATCCCGCCCAGAATGCGACGGGCGCCAATCCGGACGGACGCAATGAGATCACGAATATGGTGCTGATCGCGCGGGCGCGCTCGGGGGAGACGGTTACGGGCTACACGACAAACATCCTTGATATCCCCTACTCCGGGAACAATTTCGTTTTCGCGACCAATTACGTGACGCTTAAACCCATTCCCGTCGGCACAGGCACAGGCCTCAGGGTGTGGATGGTGAAGGTCGACACCGTATGGCCATTTTCGTGGGCGAATCAAATAAGGCTGTTTACGAACTCCATTTCCACCTACTGCGCGCCGGACAATCGATCCGGCGACACCCTCTTCAACTGA
- a CDS encoding prepilin-type N-terminal cleavage/methylation domain-containing protein encodes MKLFSNPGRMGVQSRPVSLAGFTLIDIMVSMGIFSMVTVAMVYAHLFGLRYNQLVESKLGASDDARRGLGELCLHVRTAKFHSIGNMGNSGFEALEDGVQQRGNALQLILTTNQSSSITYYFETNTPGNFTLRRIRTGNLTPQIIASHLTNNFQNSLVFIAEDHKGEPIYDLSNRRVVRFILDFCQYQYPLTQVGPGNFYDRYKMEFRLTPHVPEGR; translated from the coding sequence ATGAAACTGTTTTCGAATCCAGGAAGGATGGGCGTTCAATCCCGGCCGGTGTCTCTCGCGGGATTTACCCTCATCGACATCATGGTATCGATGGGCATTTTCAGCATGGTCACGGTGGCCATGGTTTACGCCCATCTGTTTGGGCTTCGCTATAATCAACTGGTGGAGAGCAAGCTTGGCGCGAGTGATGATGCGCGGCGCGGACTAGGCGAACTTTGCCTGCACGTGCGAACCGCGAAGTTCCATTCCATCGGGAACATGGGAAACTCGGGATTCGAAGCGCTGGAGGACGGAGTCCAACAGCGTGGCAACGCGTTGCAACTGATTCTGACCACGAACCAGAGCAGCAGCATCACCTATTACTTCGAGACCAACACCCCTGGCAATTTCACCCTCCGCCGGATCCGGACCGGGAATCTTACCCCCCAAATCATTGCCAGCCACTTGACGAACAATTTCCAGAACAGCCTTGTCTTCATAGCGGAAGATCACAAGGGCGAACCGATCTATGACCTCTCGAATCGCCGCGTAGTGAGGTTCATTCTCGATTTCTGCCAGTATCAGTACCCGCTGACGCAGGTGGGTCCTGGCAATTTCTACGATCGCTACAAGATGGAATTCCGACTCACCCCGCACGTTCCCGAAGGCCGATGA